The Hypomesus transpacificus isolate Combined female chromosome 6, fHypTra1, whole genome shotgun sequence genomic interval AAACTCCTGCTCAAACTCCCTCCAGGACTCCAGCAGCATCAGccgctcctccttctcctcgcaGCTGCGCAGGCCCTTGTTGGCCTCCTCGAAGATCTGCCGGCACCTCTGCAGCCGGTCGGGGCTGTCGATGGACAGCTCGTACTGGGCGTAGCTGATCCAGACCTGTAGTCCCAAAGAGGCGTTGGGAGGGGGATTCGATTATTAGGGGATGTTTGGAGTTGCACTGTCCAGAGACTAAACACATGGAAAGCGAGTCTTTTTTGGTGCGCAACTAAGGGAGTAATGCGAGTGCCGACGGTGCGGTGCTACTGACCTTGACGTGCTGCGTGCGCTGCAGCAGTCTCTTGTACAGCCCTCTGGTATTGTTGTACTCTTCTTGCTCAATCTCAAAGTCAATGTAGGActtccacagcacctgcaggTGGCAGCGTCGAATCATTAGTCATCTCATCGGCGGGTCATTTTAGGAACAACACTGGATTGTAAataccccctccccttcccccaaaCGATGGCGAGTCAGACCTCGGGCATGTCGAGGCGCGGCTGTCCGATGGCGAGCTCGAAGATGGCGCGGGCCCTCTCCGTGTCGCCCAAGATGGTCTCCAGCTCCGAGAACTTGATCCAGGTGGTGCAGTTCTCCGGGGCAAACTCCAGGTACTTCTCGTACAGCTTCCTGCAGCGGTCGAACTCCCGCAACTGCAGCTCCAGCTCGATGTAGcccttgaacagtttgttcttgGGGCACTTGCCGATGGCTGCGCCCTGGGCAAAGAGCAAAGGAGACGGGGGGGTCGTTAACGCTGAACCGTTTTTTTGGGGAGTGCGTTTATTAAACGACTGCGATTCTGTTCGAGCTGCGCGCTTCCAGTCTTTGATAATCCGCTGCATTTTAAGATGAGCTATTTTGCCCGTCGCTTTGGATTGAAGGCGTCAAGTGAAACCGTAAATGTAACTGCGGGGAAAAAACAACCAGCCACAATGATCTCCAAATAGACAAGACTCTTACCAGGCCTCTTCTGGCTGCCTGCAGGTTCTTCTGACGGATCTCAAACTGGCTGTAGAGGAGCCACATCTTGGCAAATGTGAACTGAGGAGAAGAAACACCAAATAAGTGTCACGGTAGAACTGAATATCGCATCGATATGAGACACGGTGAGAGAGCTGGATGTCGCCTTCCCAGCCAGTACCTTTTTATGAGGGATGAGATCCAGGCATGCCTGGTACACCTGCCTGGTTCTCTCTGGATCCTGCCAATAAGAAAAATAACGATCAAAACTCGCCAACTGCACAAATGCATCAATGTTCACAGGTTTATCTGTCAATGGGTTCAGACTTCACATCTCAGCGGCCCACCTTGACCTCCAGTTCCTCATACAGCGCGTAGTTTATCCACAGGTAAATGTATCGCCGCCAGTGCCTCTTCTCCTGTATGGGTGGGATGTTGGCGATGGCCCGCTCATACACGTCTCTGGCGGTTTCGGGATCGGCGTCGCTTTCCACCAGACGCAGGTAGTCAAACCAAGCGTCGTAGTTGTGTGGATTGGCCTGAGGGGAAAGAAGTCACAAAGAGTGATCAAGAAGACGAAAAATGATATCAAAAAATTAAATAACCCACCAGTAAATACCATTGACCTACAGATGACACTCTAGATAAGGTGTAGGTTTTACCTTGACCTCCTCCTCATACTGGAACCTCCTCTTGCTGACAATGACATCCTCGATCCCCCTCCGGTCTCCGTACTTCTTCTCAAACACGGTGTAGCTCTTGAAAAGCTCCTGGGCTTGCTGCTTGGGGATCCGGTCGAGGGCGTACTTGTAGATGACTCGAACCCGCTCGaactagaagaaaaaaaaaaatgtttaaaggTAGAAAGTCTTGGAACTGGGTTTCGTCTGTATTAagtacaaaaaaagaagaagcaaAAGCTTGACGTTCTTCACCAACCTCTTTTTGTTTCTCTTCGAAGCGGGCGAAGGCCACAAAGAGGTTCTCGTCGACGTGCTCCTCTCCGAAGAACTCCACAGACCTCTCGAAAACTTTCCGGCCGTGGGCGACGTAGCCGTGCTTCTCTTCGAAGCGGGCGTACTTAATCCAGTTCTTCACATCGGGATGGACGAGCACAAGTTCACCGGAGTCAAGGAGATTTCAAAGCCAGAAAGCCGACAAGCTATACAGGCACAATGGTAGTCCTTCTCCCGATCGTAGGCACCGACATCACCATATTTGAATTGCCTGCAAACAGTGACATTTGGGAAACGCAGAGTGAACTTAGGAAGGATATATCTCTCGTAGGTTGACCgggccttctccacctccttgtAGCGCAGCTCAAAGTTGATGTAGGAGTGCCAGGCTTGCTCCTCCGGCTCCCACTCCATCCAGCGCTCAAACACCTGCCTGCAACCGGCGATGTTGCCCAGCATCTCCTCCATGTAACTGTACTTGTACCTGAACAACAAAAACGAGAGAAACATGGAGTCGGTCGATTACATTTCACACAAGTCCATGTAAGATACACTAAAAAGGGGCATCCAATTACACACGGTGTGACTTGCAAAGGCTTGCTTTGTTTTTAAAGGGAGTGGTAGGTACGTACCAAAACTGGTTGACACGGGGCAGGATGGTGATGGCTCGGTCCCAGATGTTGCGGGCATGGTTCACCTGTCTGTTCTTCATCTCCATCTCGGCATATTTCAGCCAGAGAGCGATGTTCCGGTGGTCTACATCCAGAGCGCGCTCGTATATAGAACGAGCcctggaggaagagagcgaaAGGTTCAGACTTGGCTACAGTTCCAACACCTCTGGAACATCGTGTGGTGAACAGATGTGAATCACATTGAAATGACAGGCCTACCTCTGTACTTCTTTCAAGCTTTCTTCCCATTGTGCGTATTTGATCCAGTTGCTGATGACTGTGCGATTCTTTCTAATGTTATCTTCAAATCCCTGCGAGAGACAGAAATTGGGTGTTTGAGTACGTTTAGTTAAGCATGATGTGCGAATGCCTTGTAAATATCATATATTTTGAAGTAACTTACCTTCCGTTTCTTCAATTTGTAATCATTTAACTCCTCCTCATCTGTGATCTTCTGTTTTGGTGGAGGTGGCAAAAGTTCGAGTTCTCTCTCTTTAGCTTCCCTGAGCAGTTGCTCAGCAGTGATCTGCACTTCAGCGGGGGCTTTATTTTTCACCTGTGTTGAGAGGAAAAACACATCAATATACATGTGGAACATGTAAACAATAGGGAGTTGAAAGATTCAAACTGTTTGATTCCACTATTAACACAACTTGCTAACTGCCCACTGTCTACAATTTGTAGTACAAAGTTGTTAGCTGGCTAAGGCTAACTTTTCCCTGAAAATACAAAAATTGATGTTTATAGTGAATTATATTTAGTCGTATTGTCCATGAAAATCCATACAATTTCAGAAAAACGTTACAATTAACGTTAGAGCACAACATAAGGCTGCTTTATTAGCAATCGCGCTTGCAATTCAGAGCTCTACGATGTAGCAAGGAAGTTAGCAAATCAGCTAACGTTATTGTTGCCCAGCTAGCTACTTTGAAGTGTTATACCTTCGCCACTTTCGGTATCCTCTGTTTGCCTGCTGCAGTGGAAGCCATGTTTCTGGCTTAGACGATGGATAACAATATAAATCTGAATAAAGACGTTTCCCAATAAAATACGATACACCCACGTAAAGTTGTGTGCGCTTTCACATGAAAGTGTGTCCCGCCATGACACTACCCAGCATGCATTGCACATTACCTTTGAACCCCGATGCTGTCAGGCATTCTGTTGCTATGGTTACTCCACCATCCTTTTCTAAGTTAGCTTCAGTTAGCTAAAGTATCAAACAGTTTACAGAAGATACCGAAAGTGGCACATCCGTTTGCAATTTGCAACGTAAGCACAGTTTACGCTGTTACGCAGATAACATAATGCATATGGCATTGTTTTAAGTAAAAAGCGGTAAGTGACTGCCAGCAAGCTTGTTGTTAGATAGCAGGTTGGCTAACTTGACAACTGAACTGGATTACTTTACTGTAACTGCTGTACTGCTAACAGAGTACTAGCACAACTTACTATTATTTTATAATTAGGCATGTTTTTTTCGGCATCCTTGAGGGTTTTGATTGGttgaggtgcagttctatgggcggatgtgaagccctctgtgacatgcttgcgtgtaaaaagagCTATATAAATATAATTGATTTAATTTGATTTTGAATTTCTTTCTGATTCAGTTTAAATTCAGACCGACATGAGGACAATAACTTCAGCAGGTGGCAATGTTGAGACTGTGAGCTTCAGACGAACTGAGTCAGCTGATGCGCCACAGATCAACAGCCTCATAAGTCCTGCCACTGTGTCAGTGTTTGGAAGGGTCAATGTCATTCATCTACTGTGAGTATTCTGTTAAAGATTACAATATCTTTATGTGAGTTATTCAAAGCCCACAAATCAAGAGAACACAAATACTAGTAGGTAGGAAGTCAAAGTCTGCTATTTTCAGGGAAAAGGCCAATTTGGCAGTGAGCCTGAACAATGCCATGGATGAAGTTCTGGCCCATGCTGCTTTCTTGGACTACCCCCTCGGTGACATCGTGGATCAAGCCTCCTGGGAGCCACTGATGCATGATCACTTTAAAGCGGAAAGATGCACAGTCAGTATTAGGCGTAACGATGCTGAACTTTGTTGTTCTATTCGCCTATACTCGTAAAGAGAAAGCGATGATTTTAACGGTTTCGACGTTTTCCCTTCGGCAGCCTTTGAACACGCTCTTCTTGCATCTCTTTGTGGCTCAGCCAATCTACTCTGTTGGGAGTGCAAAAGAGATAATAAGGTAAAGAGTTCCAGATCTTATGATAGCATAACTTGGAATAACTTCGTTCTTCACATAATGTACTTAGCCTGGGTTGGAATCTAGTTTGTGCAACTGATGATACAATATCATTCCAGCAGAGCACAATCTTTGTCCGCTTTGATTCCACAGACATTACATCAAATGTGTAATCACAGCCGTTGGTCTTGATACTCAGGATGTGCATTCATTGCAAGGTTTTCCCCCCCTGACAGACTGATATAAACACATGTCGTTTCAGAACTGTCTTTAATGCTATCACAGAACTTGAGTACATCTACCTGGTCACTCCAAACAAGGCCCGCATAGGTGAGATGTCTGTAGATATAGGTATACTTTTTTCTCCATTAAACTGCTTGTGGGGCATTCAACACAATACTCACTGTATGTTCTCAGAGCCTGCGCTGCTGGAGATATTTGAGCCTATGGAGAGAGTCAGCCCTTCCAAGGTCCAGTGCATAGCGTTTGTGTGCCAAAGACACAACTACTGTCCAAGGCTATACGTCCGGAGAGCAAGGTCGGCACTATCAATTCATCTCACAGGCTGTAGCAAAGAGACACGACTTTGAACGGATGT includes:
- the crnkl1 gene encoding crooked neck-like protein 1 isoform X2, producing the protein MASTAAGKQRIPKVAKVKNKAPAEVQITAEQLLREAKERELELLPPPPKQKITDEEELNDYKLKKRKGFEDNIRKNRTVISNWIKYAQWEESLKEVQRARSIYERALDVDHRNIALWLKYAEMEMKNRQVNHARNIWDRAITILPRVNQFWYKYSYMEEMLGNIAGCRQVFERWMEWEPEEQAWHSYINFELRYKEVEKARSTYERFVLVHPDVKNWIKYARFEEKHGYVAHGRKVFERSVEFFGEEHVDENLFVAFARFEEKQKEFERVRVIYKYALDRIPKQQAQELFKSYTVFEKKYGDRRGIEDVIVSKRRFQYEEEVKANPHNYDAWFDYLRLVESDADPETARDVYERAIANIPPIQEKRHWRRYIYLWINYALYEELEVKDPERTRQVYQACLDLIPHKKFTFAKMWLLYSQFEIRQKNLQAARRGLGAAIGKCPKNKLFKGYIELELQLREFDRCRKLYEKYLEFAPENCTTWIKFSELETILGDTERARAIFELAIGQPRLDMPEVLWKSYIDFEIEQEEYNNTRGLYKRLLQRTQHVKVWISYAQYELSIDSPDRLQRCRQIFEEANKGLRSCEEKEERLMLLESWREFEQEFGSDSTRERVMKLLPEKVKKRRKLTAEDGSDAGWEEYYDYIFPEDSANQPNLKLLAMAKMWKKQQVDLDEDKEEDMEEEEEGGEEKGKDEEEESERSGEESERSGEGPERSGEGPETSGKGPETSEEGPDRSEEGPDRSGEGPERSGERPERSGEESKTSGEGPERSKEGTASDKPPSHEPPNHKPAPEKPPQKGSFDDKDDSSSSSSSSSSSSESEDDDAAAKKQPKKRKKDSD
- the crnkl1 gene encoding crooked neck-like protein 1 isoform X1 — protein: MASTAAGKQRIPKVAKVKNKAPAEVQITAEQLLREAKERELELLPPPPKQKITDEEELNDYKLKKRKGFEDNIRKNRTVISNWIKYAQWEESLKEVQRARSIYERALDVDHRNIALWLKYAEMEMKNRQVNHARNIWDRAITILPRVNQFWYKYSYMEEMLGNIAGCRQVFERWMEWEPEEQAWHSYINFELRYKEVEKARSTYERFVLVHPDVKNWIKYARFEEKHGYVAHGRKVFERSVEFFGEEHVDENLFVAFARFEEKQKEFERVRVIYKYALDRIPKQQAQELFKSYTVFEKKYGDRRGIEDVIVSKRRFQYEEEVKANPHNYDAWFDYLRLVESDADPETARDVYERAIANIPPIQEKRHWRRYIYLWINYALYEELEVKDPERTRQVYQACLDLIPHKKFTFAKMWLLYSQFEIRQKNLQAARRGLGAAIGKCPKNKLFKGYIELELQLREFDRCRKLYEKYLEFAPENCTTWIKFSELETILGDTERARAIFELAIGQPRLDMPEVLWKSYIDFEIEQEEYNNTRGLYKRLLQRTQHVKVWISYAQYELSIDSPDRLQRCRQIFEEANKGLRSCEEKEERLMLLESWREFEQEFGSDSTRERVMKLLPEKVKKRRKLTAEDGSDAGWEEYYDYIFPEDSANQPNLKLLAMAKMWKKQQVDLDEDKEEDMEEEEEGGEEKGKDEEEESERSGEESERSGEGPERSGEGPETSGKGPETSEEGPDRSEEGPDRSGEGPERSGERPERSGEESKTSGEGPERSKEGTASDKPPSHEPPNHKPAPEKPPQKGSFDDKDDSSSSSSSSNSSSDSDSGSSSSSSSSESEDDDAAAKKQPKKRKKDSD